The Solanum lycopersicum chromosome 9, SLM_r2.1 genome window below encodes:
- the LOC138338367 gene encoding uncharacterized protein, producing MAQLYSTVNPRQPSTLPRNTVQDPKNDGHSMTVTTQGDNKIIDPPMPSGVEDYIRGDDVVEEVNGELVEKSGKEAEIPQKVTSIPRPPPTLPQRLVNKTEDGKYQRFISMLKQLSINVPFIEALEQMPGYAMFMKYMVTKKRSDSFEDNDWMQNCSAIATRSLVQKKEDSGSFTFPCTIGLLYFAKALCDLRASINFMPLSLYKKMVFGDPQLTVFTYGLSNGEEAYWDTP from the coding sequence atggcccaattgtaTTCTACTGTGAACCCACGCCAACCGAGTACTCTTCCTAGAAATACCGTCCAAGATCccaaaaatgatggacattctATGACTGTCACTACTCAAGGGGATAACAAAAtaattgacccacctatgccatctggCGTAGAAGATTATATTAGAGGAGATGATGTAGTAGAGGAAGTTAATGGTGAGTTGGTGGAAAAATCAGGTAAAGAAGCTGAGATACCCCAAAAGGTGACTTCcattcctagaccaccacctACATTACCACAAAGATTGGTGAataagaccgaggatggtaaataccagcGTTTTATTAgtatgttgaaacaactttcaATCAATGTCCCATTtatagaagctcttgaacaaatgcccggttatgctaTGTTCATGAAATATATGGTCACTAAGAAGAGATCGGATAGTTTTGAGGATAATGATTGGATGCAAAactgtagtgctattgctacaaggtctcttgtgcaaaagaaagaagattcgggTTCTTTCACTTTTCCATGCACAATCGGGTTGTTATACTTTgctaaagcattatgtgatcttagGGCAAGCATAAATTTCATGCCTCTTTCTCTCTACAAGAAGATGGTTTTTGGTGATCCACAACTCACTGTTTTTACTTATGGCCTATCGAATGGTGAAGAGgcctattgggatactccatga